The proteins below are encoded in one region of Ricinus communis isolate WT05 ecotype wild-type chromosome 6, ASM1957865v1, whole genome shotgun sequence:
- the LOC8259501 gene encoding wound-induced protein 1: protein MMRLLTGADTSSFKKSSSSSTSFEFNPEIIRVFGSIVIAEGCDYTRSISWVHAWTVTDGIITQVREYFNTSLTVTRLGSQSEPSDYSSLASSSSSSSSSPATEIASAHCPSVWESSFSNRVGKSVPGLVLAI, encoded by the coding sequence ATGATGCGACTCCTTACCGGTGCTGACACATCATCATTCAAGAAAAGCAGCAGCTCTTCGACTTCTTTTGAATTCAACCCAGAAATCATTAGGGTATTTGGCTccattgttattgctgaaggTTGTGATTACACGCGCTCTATTTCTTGGGTGCATGCTTGGACTGTTACTGATGGGATAATCACTCAGGTCAGAGAGTATTTTAACACTTCCCTCACTGTTACTCGTCTTGGCAGTCAATCTGAGCCCTCTGATTATTCATCTCTGGCATCATCGTCTTCTTCTTCGTCGTCTTCACCGGCGACAGAGATTGCTTCTGCGCATTGCCCGTCCGTTTGGGAGAGTAGCTTCTCCAATCGGGTCGGAAAGTCGGTTCCGGGTTTggttcttgctatttag
- the LOC8259500 gene encoding protein LURP-one-related 14 isoform X1: MEVPTWTFGVPSVSVIGDGYCFPYPMELIVKKKIKKMSNAQFEVFDLSGNLLLQVDGGVWSFNMKRIVRDPAGFPILTLRGKALTLWHKWKAHEGENKDENNILFSVRQSHPLQIKKDLHVFLANFKQKDPDFHVTGSYTSLSFKVYKGHRLLAEVKGPRLSAEVKHTFTLESFYKGKEKYRVKVYPEVDYAFIVALLVIIDENDTP; the protein is encoded by the exons ATGGAAGTTCCTACATGGACATTTGGAGTTCCTTCAGTTAGTGTTATTGGTGATGGGTATTGTTTTCCTTATCCAATGGAACTAATTGTCAAGAAGAAGATTAAAAAGATGTCCAATGCAcaatttgaagtgtttgatCTTAGTGGAAATCTTCTTCTCCAAGTAGATGGTGGCGTTTGGAGCTTCAACATGAAAAGAATTGTTCGCGACCCTGCTGGTTTTCCTATCCTGACACTGCGCGGAAAG GCACTTACACTTTGGCATAAATGGAAGGCTCATGAAGgtgaaaataaagatgaaaacAATATTCTCTTTAGCGTACGACAATCTCATCctctccaaataaaaaaggaCCTTCATGTTTTCTTGGCAAATTTCAAGCAAAAAGATCCAGATTTCCATGTCACTGGATCTTACACTTCCTTATCTTTCAAAGTCTACAAAGGCCATAGGCTTCTTGCAGAG GTCAAAGGCCCTAGGCTTTCTGCAGAG GTCAAACATACCTTCACATTGGAAAGCTTCTACAAGGGCAAGGAAAAATACAGAGTTAAAGTTTATCCAGAGGTGGATTATGCATTCATTGTAGCATTGCTTGTAATTATTGATGAGAATGACACTCCCTGA
- the LOC8259500 gene encoding protein LURP-one-related 14 isoform X2: MEVPTWTFGVPSVSVIGDGYCFPYPMELIVKKKIKKMSNAQFEVFDLSGNLLLQVDGGVWSFNMKRIVRDPAGFPILTLRGKALTLWHKWKAHEGENKDENNILFSVRQSHPLQIKKDLHVFLANFKQKDPDFHVTGSYTSLSFKVYKGHRLLAEVKHTFTLESFYKGKEKYRVKVYPEVDYAFIVALLVIIDENDTP; this comes from the exons ATGGAAGTTCCTACATGGACATTTGGAGTTCCTTCAGTTAGTGTTATTGGTGATGGGTATTGTTTTCCTTATCCAATGGAACTAATTGTCAAGAAGAAGATTAAAAAGATGTCCAATGCAcaatttgaagtgtttgatCTTAGTGGAAATCTTCTTCTCCAAGTAGATGGTGGCGTTTGGAGCTTCAACATGAAAAGAATTGTTCGCGACCCTGCTGGTTTTCCTATCCTGACACTGCGCGGAAAG GCACTTACACTTTGGCATAAATGGAAGGCTCATGAAGgtgaaaataaagatgaaaacAATATTCTCTTTAGCGTACGACAATCTCATCctctccaaataaaaaaggaCCTTCATGTTTTCTTGGCAAATTTCAAGCAAAAAGATCCAGATTTCCATGTCACTGGATCTTACACTTCCTTATCTTTCAAAGTCTACAAAGGCCATAGGCTTCTTGCAGAG GTCAAACATACCTTCACATTGGAAAGCTTCTACAAGGGCAAGGAAAAATACAGAGTTAAAGTTTATCCAGAGGTGGATTATGCATTCATTGTAGCATTGCTTGTAATTATTGATGAGAATGACACTCCCTGA
- the LOC8259499 gene encoding uncharacterized protein LOC8259499 isoform X3 encodes MGKSQFSTGDLQALAKIVSFHKPKPKKSQLIIPFKSREVGPIDTDQLKVKKMEESSSSSLILDGKNRLPLSNVVSDCVRRWFQDTLKEAKAGDISMQVLVGQMYFNGYGIPKDSQKGRAWINRASKSRVSAWKVSDKRPDSDEGKDDADNNR; translated from the exons ATGGGAAAGTCTCAATTTTCTACTGGCGACCTTCAAGCACTGGCCAAAATAGTCTCCTTCCATAAGCCAAAACCCAAAAAATCACAACTCATAATTCCTTTCAAGTCCAGAGAAGTCGGGCCTATTGACACAGAccaactcaaggtgaagaaaATGGAAGAGAGCAGCAGCAGTTCTCTCATTCTTGATGGCAAGAATCGCTTGCCACTTTCTAATGTAGTCTCTGATTGTGTAAGACGATGGTTTCAAGATACACTTAAGGAAGCAAAAGCTGGTGATATTTCTATGCAAGTTCTTGTAGGTCAGATGTATTTTAATGGCTATGGTATTCCTAAAGATTCCCAAAAG GGGCGTGCATGGATTAACAGAGCTTCAAAAAGTCGAGTTTCAGCATGGAAAGTGAGTGATAAACGTCCAG ATTCGGATGAAGGAAAGGATGATGCAGATAATAATAGATAG
- the LOC8259499 gene encoding uncharacterized protein LOC8259499 isoform X1: protein MGKSQFSTGDLQALAKIVSFHKPKPKKSQLIIPFKSREVGPIDTDQLKVKKMEESSSSSLILDGKNRLPLSNVVSDCVRRWFQDTLKEAKAGDISMQVLVGQMYFNGYGIPKDSQKGRAWINRASKSRVSAWKVSDKRPGYAASDSDSDEGKDDADNNR from the exons ATGGGAAAGTCTCAATTTTCTACTGGCGACCTTCAAGCACTGGCCAAAATAGTCTCCTTCCATAAGCCAAAACCCAAAAAATCACAACTCATAATTCCTTTCAAGTCCAGAGAAGTCGGGCCTATTGACACAGAccaactcaaggtgaagaaaATGGAAGAGAGCAGCAGCAGTTCTCTCATTCTTGATGGCAAGAATCGCTTGCCACTTTCTAATGTAGTCTCTGATTGTGTAAGACGATGGTTTCAAGATACACTTAAGGAAGCAAAAGCTGGTGATATTTCTATGCAAGTTCTTGTAGGTCAGATGTATTTTAATGGCTATGGTATTCCTAAAGATTCCCAAAAG GGGCGTGCATGGATTAACAGAGCTTCAAAAAGTCGAGTTTCAGCATGGAAAGTGAGTGATAAACGTCCAG GATATGCTGCAAGTGACTCAGATTCGGATGAAGGAAAGGATGATGCAGATAATAATAGATAG
- the LOC8259499 gene encoding uncharacterized protein LOC8259499 isoform X2, whose translation MGKSQFSTGDLQALAKIVSFHKPKPKKSQLIIPFKSREVGPIDTDQLKVKKMEESSSSSLILDGKNRLPLSNVVSDCVRRWFQDTLKEAKAGDISMQVLVGQMYFNGYGIPKDSQKGRAWINRASKSRVSAWKDMLQVTQIRMKERMMQIIIDSITC comes from the exons ATGGGAAAGTCTCAATTTTCTACTGGCGACCTTCAAGCACTGGCCAAAATAGTCTCCTTCCATAAGCCAAAACCCAAAAAATCACAACTCATAATTCCTTTCAAGTCCAGAGAAGTCGGGCCTATTGACACAGAccaactcaaggtgaagaaaATGGAAGAGAGCAGCAGCAGTTCTCTCATTCTTGATGGCAAGAATCGCTTGCCACTTTCTAATGTAGTCTCTGATTGTGTAAGACGATGGTTTCAAGATACACTTAAGGAAGCAAAAGCTGGTGATATTTCTATGCAAGTTCTTGTAGGTCAGATGTATTTTAATGGCTATGGTATTCCTAAAGATTCCCAAAAG GGGCGTGCATGGATTAACAGAGCTTCAAAAAGTCGAGTTTCAGCATGGAAA GATATGCTGCAAGTGACTCAGATTCGGATGAAGGAAAGGATGATGCAGATAATAATAGATAGTATTACTTGTTGA
- the LOC8259498 gene encoding staphylococcal-like nuclease CAN2 — MGNALRFLYGHCCKPSTTGDSESLGPHGISAATVGVSALAQDLFHFEINSQVPEGLSKHVVSSKKAQANWYRKLLEAWREAKPPPKTPEEASRLVIQTLKRHQKADVEGLLAFYGLPLPHTLIQLSSGVPTSLPDGVKFELLTLPVDPRAVPDGDTISVYVSTADPRESSCVPREVQMAAVQRSKARAERNYEKADNLQKKITDAGYRVISVQNEEILARKYRIRLRGIDAPESKMPYGKEAQEELVKLVQGKCLRILVYNEDRYDRSVGDIYCNGIFVQEVMLKKGLAWHYAAYDQRPELASWEKEARAKRIGLWASTNPEEPWEWRKARREGR; from the exons ATGGGAAATGCCTTAAGGTTTTTATATGGACATTGTTGCAAGCCATCTACAACAGGTGACTCTGAATCTCTGGGACCCCACGGCATTTCTGCAGCCACTGTTGGTGTTTCAGCTTTAGCCCAAGATTTGTTTCACTTTGAGATCAACTCTCAG GTTCCTGAAGGACTTAGTAAACATGTGGTCTCTTCCAAGAAGGCTCAAGCTAATTG GTATAGAAAGCTATTAGAGGCATGGAGAGAAGCAAAACCTCCGCCAAAGACACCAGAAGAAGCTTCAAGGCTTGTAATTCAGACCCTTAAGAGACATCAGAAGGCAGATGTTGAG GGTTTATTGGCTTTCTATGGTCTTCCACTTCCTCATACTCTCATTCAACTTTCTAGTGGTGTCCCTACATCATTGCCTGATGGGGTGAAGTTTGAGTTGCTGACATTACCA GTTGATCCAAGAGCTGTGCCTGATGGAGATACCATATCTGTCTATGTTAGCACAGCTGATCCCAGGGAGTCATCCTGCGTTCCAAGGGAAGTTCAAATGGCAGCTGTTCAAAGATCTAAGGCGCGTGCTGAGAGGAATTATGAGAAGGCGGATAATCTTCAAAAGAAGATTACTGATGCAGGATATCG GGTAATTTCAGTTCAAAATGAGGAGATTCTTGCTCGAAAGTATCGGATTAGACTAAG GGGGATAGATGCACCAGAGAGTAAAATGCCCTATGGAAAAGAGGCACAGGAAGAGCTAGTTAAGCTTGTACAAGGCAAGTGTCTAAGAATTCTGGTCTACAATGAAGATCGTTATGACAGAAGTGTTGGTGATATATATTGTAATGGCATATTTGTACAG GAAGTAATGCTAAAGAAAGGGCTTGCTTGGCATTATGCTGCCTATGACCAACGCCCTGAACTGGCATCG TGGGAGAAAGAAGCTCGAGCAAAGCGTATTGGTTTATGGGCTTCAACCAATCCTGAGGAGCCATGGGAATGGAGAAAGGCCAGAAGGGAAGGAAGATGA
- the LOC8259497 gene encoding heavy metal-associated isoprenylated plant protein 37 isoform X2 has product MMTNLVELKVNLHCEECIKKILKAIKKIQDIETYNVDIELNKVIVTGNVTTQEVIRVIHKIGKTATTWEENPTANC; this is encoded by the exons ATGATGACTAAT CTGGTGGAATTAAAAGTGAATTTACATTGTGAAGAATGCATCAAGAAAATCTTGAAAGCTATCAAAAAAATACAAG ATATTGAAACATATAATGTGGATATTGAGCTAAACAAGGTCATAGTGACTGGAAATGTCACAACACAGGAAGTCATTAGAGTCATTCACAAGATTGGCAAGACAGCAACCACTTGGGAGGAAAATCCCACAGCAAATTGCTAA
- the LOC8259497 gene encoding protein SODIUM POTASSIUM ROOT DEFECTIVE 2 isoform X1: MMTNLVELKVNLHCEECIKKILKAIKKIQADIETYNVDIELNKVIVTGNVTTQEVIRVIHKIGKTATTWEENPTANC, encoded by the exons ATGATGACTAAT CTGGTGGAATTAAAAGTGAATTTACATTGTGAAGAATGCATCAAGAAAATCTTGAAAGCTATCAAAAAAATACAAG CAGATATTGAAACATATAATGTGGATATTGAGCTAAACAAGGTCATAGTGACTGGAAATGTCACAACACAGGAAGTCATTAGAGTCATTCACAAGATTGGCAAGACAGCAACCACTTGGGAGGAAAATCCCACAGCAAATTGCTAA
- the LOC8259496 gene encoding protein EARLY RESPONSIVE TO DEHYDRATION 15, with translation MGVMSHRSALNPNAPLFVPLAYRTVEDFSDQWWSLVHSSPWFRDYWLQERFQDPQSDALMNDPYDLALPDDLDSFFLDDLIGDTRVNPEDEEEKGKELVSIRGMKWQKGRVQAPKYVEKVPKIVNVKVSPRMIQQPR, from the exons ATGGGAGTAATGTCTCACAGATCAGCACTCAATCCCAACGCGCCGCTGTTCGTGCCACTTGCTTACCGGACAGTGGAGGACTTCTCCGATCAGTGGTGGTCTCTTGTTCACTCCTCTCCTTGGTTTCGTGACTACTGGCTTCAAGAACGCTTTCAAGATCCTCAGTCTGATGCTCTCATGAACGATCCTTATGATCTCGCTCTTCCTGATGACCTCGATTCTTTCTTCTTGGATGACTTAATCGGAGATACTCGCGTCAACCCAG AGGATGAGGAGGAGAAGGGAAAGGAACTGGTTTCAATTAGAGGAATGAAATGGCAAAAGGGTAGAGTTCAGGCACCAAAGTATGTGGAGAAGGTACCTAAAATTGTGAATGTGAAAGTGAGTCCAAGGATGATTCAGCAGCCTAGGTAG